In bacterium, one DNA window encodes the following:
- the mraZ gene encoding division/cell wall cluster transcriptional repressor MraZ, producing the protein MLDYTGKQTVAVDGKGRIAIPAKYRAIAAAQGSDKFFVTFNVDGCLDLYSDAEFRKFTEKLAPESAMDSKQERHLKRFLYSNSAEGIPDSQGRITIPKHLLDYAGIDKQVLILGVRERIELWNEQRYKAYDQSFPMTVEEVVENLFGKRK; encoded by the coding sequence TTGTTAGATTACACTGGAAAACAGACCGTCGCTGTCGACGGGAAAGGCAGAATCGCCATTCCCGCGAAGTATCGAGCGATTGCTGCCGCCCAGGGTTCTGACAAGTTCTTTGTGACTTTCAATGTCGACGGTTGTCTGGATCTTTATTCCGACGCCGAATTTCGCAAATTTACCGAAAAACTTGCTCCTGAATCGGCGATGGATTCCAAGCAGGAACGCCATCTCAAACGCTTCCTCTATTCGAACTCGGCAGAAGGCATACCGGACTCACAAGGACGCATCACGATTCCCAAGCATCTCTTGGATTATGCCGGAATCGATAAACAAGTTCTGATTCTGGGCGTGCGCGAACGAATCGAGCTTTGGAACGAACAGCGTTACAAGGCCTACGATCAGTCATTCCCGATGACTGTGGAAGAGGTTGTCGAGAATCTGTTCGGAAAACGCAAATAG
- a CDS encoding T9SS type A sorting domain-containing protein has translation MKKIVIISITLCLLMLCSIYDGEGALREKVGFEINSVSLTTDQTGTTIELNTVDNQQVTTTGGLPVLIRRYLVKNGEFDSVKAVTSLKETIAENLTLKVEPDVATFAGDLGRDKTFYVNELERFSEKYTPTSSAFVIDNSRDGDKQIVTIGIRPLDFDAMAGTLTGYSDIALEFFGSADLSMEQISESESQNTPLLNRSSAGFASTSGVVDYLIVTRGDFVEAFSELVQWKTAKGLNVEVALISDIIAGNSGLDDAEKLRNYLISRYSSGLKYVLLGGDETVVPIRYAYHANSSTQPPLDLMNICDLYYGDVNGNWDADGDGVYGEPSQDQPDLYAELLVGRLPFRNATQVESYVNKLIAYEQNPGAGDYDYLNRALFISADQMRDYQGVGQHSLLAGSYPSHVTSDISDVVEAPTGDAANPATPLAPSAIQTMSQGWGMMTLLIHGVSDGWVLRSHEYNEWPKQFLFTAAGTDGDHGFLPNLASNGKPGVIYSIGCDNAAFDMDAPPFGVTNPCVAESFLAKANGGAVCFVGYSRWGWVASSWKLEEAFIDYVYNTNNNGAEAVRYSKTLFPYYRDLCYGLNYFGDPEMDIWTNIPQELQITRNKIKQTGEIVIAVEVSDGSSAVADAMVTITKNGEIIGQELSASDGYANIAVDFTLADEFVVIVYKAGYAVEAAVLVPEIVLDADDETGSTLPEVFALYQNFPNPFNPVTTLRFDVPTSTRVVVEVYNVLGQLINVIADNYVGPGTHEVEWSGVDFAGRAVSSGVYFARMSSPGFSHAIKMSLLK, from the coding sequence ATGAAGAAGATCGTAATAATCTCTATAACATTATGCCTTTTAATGCTTTGCAGCATTTATGACGGCGAAGGTGCTTTGCGCGAAAAAGTCGGTTTTGAGATCAATTCGGTCAGCCTCACGACGGACCAGACAGGCACCACGATCGAACTCAATACTGTTGATAATCAACAAGTTACGACGACAGGCGGGCTCCCCGTTCTGATTCGTCGTTATCTGGTGAAAAATGGGGAATTTGACTCGGTTAAGGCGGTGACTTCACTCAAAGAGACTATTGCTGAGAATCTCACACTAAAAGTCGAGCCGGATGTGGCGACATTTGCCGGTGATCTTGGGCGTGATAAAACATTCTACGTTAATGAGTTAGAGCGATTTTCCGAAAAATATACTCCGACATCAAGCGCATTCGTGATCGACAATAGCCGCGACGGCGACAAGCAGATTGTCACGATTGGAATCCGGCCTTTGGATTTTGATGCAATGGCGGGGACTTTGACAGGATACTCGGACATCGCGCTGGAATTCTTCGGCTCAGCAGATTTGAGCATGGAGCAGATCAGCGAATCCGAATCTCAAAACACTCCCCTGCTCAATCGCTCGTCGGCGGGATTTGCTTCCACTAGTGGAGTAGTTGATTACTTGATAGTCACGCGCGGTGATTTTGTCGAAGCGTTTTCTGAATTGGTGCAGTGGAAAACGGCAAAGGGATTGAACGTCGAAGTAGCGCTCATCAGTGATATCATTGCCGGAAATTCCGGACTTGATGATGCCGAGAAATTGCGCAATTACTTGATCAGCAGATACTCCAGTGGGTTGAAGTACGTGCTTCTGGGCGGCGACGAGACGGTGGTTCCGATTCGTTATGCGTACCACGCAAATAGTTCAACACAGCCGCCGCTTGATCTGATGAATATCTGTGATTTGTATTACGGAGATGTCAACGGCAATTGGGATGCTGATGGCGACGGCGTGTATGGTGAGCCCTCGCAGGACCAGCCGGATCTCTATGCCGAACTCTTGGTGGGCAGATTGCCGTTCCGCAATGCGACTCAGGTTGAAAGCTATGTAAACAAGTTAATCGCATACGAGCAGAATCCGGGAGCGGGAGATTACGATTATCTCAACCGGGCACTGTTCATTTCTGCGGATCAGATGCGCGACTATCAGGGAGTTGGACAGCATAGCCTGCTTGCAGGATCATACCCGAGTCACGTCACCAGCGATATCAGCGATGTTGTAGAAGCTCCGACCGGTGATGCCGCCAATCCGGCGACGCCGCTGGCGCCGAGCGCGATTCAGACAATGTCTCAGGGCTGGGGAATGATGACGCTTCTGATTCATGGAGTCAGCGACGGATGGGTACTGCGTTCGCACGAGTACAACGAATGGCCAAAGCAATTCTTGTTCACCGCAGCGGGCACTGACGGCGATCACGGATTCCTGCCAAATCTCGCTTCCAATGGCAAGCCGGGTGTTATCTATTCGATCGGTTGCGACAACGCGGCTTTCGATATGGATGCGCCACCGTTTGGTGTGACGAATCCTTGCGTAGCTGAATCGTTCCTGGCAAAAGCAAACGGCGGTGCGGTATGTTTTGTCGGATATTCGCGCTGGGGATGGGTAGCGAGTTCGTGGAAGTTGGAGGAGGCTTTCATCGACTACGTCTACAACACGAATAACAACGGCGCGGAAGCAGTGCGCTATTCCAAGACGTTGTTCCCCTATTATCGCGATCTGTGCTACGGGCTTAACTATTTCGGCGATCCTGAAATGGATATCTGGACCAATATCCCTCAGGAACTGCAGATCACGCGCAACAAGATTAAGCAGACCGGCGAGATCGTAATCGCGGTTGAAGTGAGCGACGGTTCGTCAGCGGTTGCTGATGCGATGGTAACGATAACGAAGAACGGCGAGATTATCGGCCAGGAACTTAGCGCAAGTGACGGATATGCGAATATCGCGGTTGATTTCACTCTGGCTGATGAGTTTGTCGTGATTGTTTACAAGGCCGGTTACGCGGTTGAGGCGGCAGTGCTGGTGCCGGAAATCGTGCTTGATGCCGACGATGAAACCGGAAGTACACTTCCGGAAGTGTTTGCGTTGTACCAAAATTTCCCGAATCCATTCAACCCGGTGACGACGTTGCGGTTTGATGTGCCGACATCGACGCGCGTAGTGGTGGAAGTCTACAACGTGCTGGGGCAGTTGATCAATGTAATTGCGGACAATTACGTTGGCCCGGGCACGCATGAAGTCGAATGGAGCGGGGTGGACTTTGCAGGACGTGCGGTAAGTTCGGGTGTGTATTTTGCGCGAATGAGTTCGCCGGGATTTTCGCACGCGATCAAGATGTCGCTGCTAAAATGA
- a CDS encoding glycosyltransferase family 2 protein, translating to MTKVSYLIVAYRSKATIAALLDSIDAQQGDFEREVIIVDNSPAENCAELVGNRNVRYILNQQNTGYTRGTNQAIAAATGDVIFLLNPDVRLIADCTAKLLAALDASTTVAASAPQLLNHNGSIQHSVRNFPTFSTLVYDAALLSMLFPRNVTLGHWRNRYFDHNTAGVVQQPMASALMLKRDVITRLGPLDEKFFIFFSDVDYCKRIADDGLEIRFVPEAKAHHLVGGSTRQEGTWLIWDSHCGFYRYLAKHELLGAKVLLRPLAAIILGLGATIRTAYRKFSGQSF from the coding sequence ATGACCAAAGTCTCCTATCTCATCGTCGCCTATCGCTCGAAAGCGACAATCGCCGCACTGCTCGATTCCATCGACGCACAACAGGGCGACTTCGAAAGGGAAGTCATCATCGTCGACAACAGCCCCGCTGAAAATTGCGCCGAGCTCGTCGGAAACCGCAACGTCCGATACATTCTCAATCAACAAAACACCGGATACACGCGAGGAACCAATCAAGCAATTGCTGCTGCGACCGGCGATGTAATATTCCTTCTCAATCCGGATGTCCGATTAATTGCCGACTGTACTGCCAAGCTTCTGGCCGCGCTGGATGCCAGTACGACCGTTGCAGCATCAGCGCCGCAATTGCTCAACCACAACGGCAGCATTCAGCATAGTGTCCGCAATTTCCCGACGTTTTCGACACTCGTCTACGATGCCGCTCTGTTGTCAATGCTGTTTCCACGCAATGTCACACTTGGCCATTGGCGCAATCGCTACTTTGACCACAACACGGCTGGCGTTGTCCAACAACCGATGGCCTCCGCGCTCATGCTCAAACGTGATGTGATCACTCGGCTCGGTCCGCTGGACGAGAAGTTCTTTATCTTCTTTTCGGATGTCGACTACTGTAAGCGAATTGCGGATGACGGCCTGGAGATCAGATTTGTACCGGAAGCGAAAGCGCACCACTTAGTTGGCGGCTCGACCCGGCAAGAGGGAACATGGCTGATTTGGGATTCTCATTGCGGCTTCTACCGTTACCTTGCGAAGCACGAACTGCTGGGAGCCAAAGTACTCCTGCGGCCCTTGGCTGCAATCATTCTCGGTCTTGGAGCAACGATTCGAACGGCCTATCGAAAATTCTCCGGCCAATCATTTTAG
- a CDS encoding glycosyltransferase family 4 protein, which produces MKILFLGEAIAPHLMRWHNSFEKMGWEVMTASCDFTDSFTGTRLVPRWRRGPLRYLTLADQIEKLIAEFKPNIINAHFLPTYGLAAAAVNAHPLVITLWGSDLLLTGTSGYLRRKRSEYVLKRADLVVMDSQMMVAETFNIHRVPRHLVVSFGVRKSWHESGLARELTDSKPLRILSTRRHEPLYDIPTLLRAAQILKTEGLNFVLTISGGGSLEQQLRSLSRELGLDDIVTFTGYCNDEQLFNLYRSHDIYISTAKSDSASVSLLEAMSQKLYPIVTDIPGNREWLNDDRHFFPISDAVVLASKIKLGATLDARVEAHARYAPALESKGIREQQMKLADYTFKRLIDDYAVEHARPHR; this is translated from the coding sequence TTGAAAATACTCTTCCTCGGGGAGGCAATCGCTCCGCATTTAATGCGGTGGCACAACTCGTTTGAGAAGATGGGCTGGGAAGTCATGACTGCTTCCTGCGACTTCACCGATAGTTTCACCGGCACTCGCCTTGTGCCGCGCTGGAGACGGGGACCGCTGCGCTATCTGACTTTGGCCGATCAAATCGAAAAACTGATCGCCGAATTCAAGCCCAACATCATCAACGCCCACTTTCTGCCGACCTACGGTCTTGCCGCCGCCGCTGTCAATGCCCATCCCTTGGTGATCACGCTCTGGGGTTCTGACCTGTTGCTGACCGGCACAAGCGGATATCTCCGCCGCAAACGCAGTGAATATGTCCTCAAGCGCGCCGACCTCGTCGTGATGGATTCGCAGATGATGGTCGCTGAAACCTTCAATATCCATCGCGTACCGCGACATCTCGTCGTCAGTTTCGGTGTGCGAAAATCGTGGCACGAAAGCGGACTCGCCCGCGAATTGACTGATTCCAAACCGTTGCGAATCCTTAGTACTCGTCGGCACGAACCTTTGTATGACATTCCAACGTTGCTTCGCGCCGCACAGATTCTGAAAACTGAAGGACTGAACTTCGTATTGACGATCTCCGGCGGCGGATCACTCGAACAGCAACTGCGCAGTTTGTCGCGCGAACTGGGGCTCGACGATATCGTCACCTTCACCGGTTACTGCAACGACGAACAACTTTTCAATCTCTATCGCTCACACGACATCTACATCTCGACCGCGAAATCCGATTCAGCATCGGTCTCGCTGCTCGAAGCCATGTCGCAGAAACTCTATCCGATAGTCACCGACATTCCCGGCAATCGCGAATGGCTCAACGATGACCGCCACTTCTTTCCCATCAGCGATGCCGTCGTGTTGGCATCAAAAATCAAACTCGGTGCAACGCTTGATGCACGCGTCGAAGCCCACGCTCGCTATGCTCCGGCCCTCGAGTCCAAAGGCATTCGCGAACAGCAAATGAAACTCGCCGATTACACCTTCAAGCGTTTGATCGACGATTACGCGGTAGAACATGCGCGTCCTCATCGTTAG
- a CDS encoding GNAT family N-acetyltransferase, with amino-acid sequence MSVVVRQLINSHHELELPTPIGPTSVFLLPALLDMWQKSLGWNGICVTSGNTSLIGLEKATAAGKIFFSMPYGGYGGILGEGTADDVSALTTWLCGRRYLQENIVQFQITPSIEYPDNYYRNRLATHIIDLATTSSEYSENTRRNIKKAQDQNLQVVQLTSSDSAAYLALLQLHQKRTGEVRRFPQTCYEYLLAKSDNRDSGIKAIAAKNGSALHCVHIYFATTTDAFYFDGFSSQDGLDAGANFLLLDSMINQFRDAGLQRLNLGATPPLDKGLRRFKEAWGAIEHPYTEYVRRTQLKRFIDFMTRIR; translated from the coding sequence ATGTCAGTTGTTGTTCGTCAACTGATCAATTCTCATCACGAGCTTGAGCTACCAACACCGATTGGACCAACATCGGTATTCCTGCTGCCCGCATTGCTCGACATGTGGCAGAAATCGCTCGGCTGGAACGGGATTTGTGTCACCTCAGGAAACACGTCACTAATTGGTTTGGAAAAAGCCACCGCCGCCGGCAAGATATTCTTCTCGATGCCGTATGGCGGTTATGGCGGTATTCTCGGCGAAGGCACAGCCGATGACGTCTCTGCACTCACAACATGGCTGTGCGGCCGCCGCTACTTGCAGGAAAACATCGTTCAATTCCAAATCACCCCTTCGATTGAATATCCCGACAACTACTATCGCAACCGCTTGGCAACGCATATCATAGACTTGGCCACGACTTCTTCCGAATATTCGGAAAACACCCGCCGCAACATCAAAAAGGCTCAAGATCAGAATCTACAGGTCGTGCAACTGACCTCTTCAGACAGCGCCGCCTACCTAGCGCTATTGCAGCTTCACCAGAAGCGTACCGGCGAAGTCCGACGTTTTCCGCAAACTTGTTACGAGTATCTGCTGGCGAAGTCGGACAATCGCGACAGCGGAATCAAAGCAATCGCCGCGAAAAATGGCTCGGCATTGCATTGCGTTCACATCTATTTCGCGACGACCACCGATGCTTTTTACTTTGATGGTTTTTCGTCGCAAGATGGCCTTGACGCCGGAGCAAACTTTCTTCTCCTTGATTCAATGATCAATCAGTTCCGCGACGCCGGCTTGCAGCGTCTCAATCTCGGTGCAACACCGCCGCTCGATAAGGGACTACGACGATTCAAAGAGGCCTGGGGCGCCATTGAGCATCCTTACACCGAGTACGTCCGCCGCACACAGCTCAAGAGATTCATCGACTTCATGACGAGGATCCGTTGA
- the lnt gene encoding apolipoprotein N-acyltransferase yields MRFKLPQRTVVLIISALFFSLAFEPLPFWILSYFFVPIFAASIRGLGFKEGFRSGYVFGVITAVLTLYWVVYVNVVGVILMVLLHSLYYAVIGGLAGEATKRYGRAGLWSLPILWVAMEYSRSLTQVSFPWQNISYTQASNIAIIQLAELNGDAVVTFFVCIIGLILYFAYANLRRMILSSVLFITAIVLYSGAYIWGVTRIHPLEPDFSVAALQGNIPVNEKWQNGKADHNFVAYDELSAQAADSAQLLIWPESAAPMYLNLERPYISWIESIARRENVDIMTGALYMTRSPEGVRKYYNSAFFFSPDKGMLPTPHNKLQLVPFGEHMPYAEKITAIAKFREFVKERLALDISDFHPGDSIVTFESHGRKFGTLICFEVVYPEFVREMVNKGAEFLTVITNDDWFGETAGPYQHFYIPVFRAVENRVWIVRAANTGICGIFDPYGRVVAKTQLGGRTYLTGKIGPPMGDTLFRRHGAVLAKICLAMTILGGIILAVTRKRYV; encoded by the coding sequence ATGCGATTTAAGCTCCCTCAAAGAACCGTTGTTCTTATAATCTCTGCCCTCTTCTTCAGTTTAGCATTTGAGCCATTGCCGTTCTGGATTCTCTCTTACTTTTTTGTGCCGATTTTTGCCGCTTCGATTCGCGGACTCGGATTCAAAGAAGGCTTCCGCAGCGGCTACGTTTTTGGTGTCATCACGGCAGTACTGACGCTCTATTGGGTCGTCTATGTCAATGTCGTCGGTGTCATCCTGATGGTCCTGCTCCATTCGCTGTATTACGCCGTTATTGGCGGTCTTGCAGGTGAAGCCACAAAGCGCTACGGCCGTGCCGGTCTTTGGTCACTGCCAATACTGTGGGTCGCGATGGAATACTCGCGCTCGCTGACGCAGGTTTCGTTCCCGTGGCAGAACATCTCCTACACTCAGGCATCAAACATTGCGATCATCCAACTTGCTGAACTGAATGGCGATGCCGTCGTGACTTTCTTCGTCTGCATCATTGGATTGATCCTCTACTTCGCGTATGCCAACCTTCGACGGATGATTCTCTCGAGCGTTCTCTTTATCACCGCAATCGTGCTTTACAGCGGAGCCTACATCTGGGGCGTGACTCGCATACACCCGCTCGAGCCTGACTTCTCTGTGGCGGCATTACAAGGCAACATTCCAGTCAATGAGAAATGGCAAAACGGCAAGGCTGATCACAACTTCGTCGCTTATGATGAACTAAGCGCCCAAGCTGCCGATTCCGCGCAATTGTTGATTTGGCCCGAAAGCGCAGCGCCGATGTATTTGAATCTTGAGCGTCCCTACATCTCCTGGATCGAATCAATCGCCCGTCGCGAAAACGTCGATATCATGACCGGCGCGCTCTATATGACGCGCTCACCGGAGGGTGTGCGCAAGTACTATAACTCAGCGTTCTTCTTCTCACCAGACAAGGGCATGCTCCCGACACCGCACAACAAGCTTCAGCTTGTCCCTTTTGGCGAGCACATGCCTTATGCCGAGAAGATCACCGCTATCGCCAAGTTCCGCGAGTTCGTCAAAGAGCGCCTCGCGCTCGATATCTCCGACTTTCACCCGGGCGACAGTATCGTCACTTTTGAGTCGCATGGCCGCAAGTTCGGAACATTAATCTGCTTCGAGGTCGTCTACCCGGAGTTTGTCCGCGAAATGGTCAACAAGGGCGCCGAGTTTCTCACCGTCATTACCAACGACGATTGGTTTGGCGAGACGGCCGGACCCTACCAGCATTTCTATATTCCCGTGTTTCGCGCCGTCGAAAATCGCGTCTGGATCGTCCGCGCCGCGAATACCGGAATCTGCGGCATCTTCGATCCCTATGGCCGCGTCGTTGCCAAAACCCAACTCGGCGGTCGCACTTATCTCACCGGCAAAATCGGCCCGCCGATGGGCGATACGTTATTCCGTCGCCACGGCGCTGTCCTTGCAAAGATTTGCCTTGCGATGACCATTCTCGGGGGTATAATTCTTGCTGTTACAAGAAAGCGCTATGTTTAG